A region of the Culex quinquefasciatus strain JHB chromosome 1, VPISU_Cqui_1.0_pri_paternal, whole genome shotgun sequence genome:
TTTATGTGGCTAACCTGTTTCTCCGAGATAATATCGTTCAGTACACCCACCAGGAAGCTCACCAGTCCGTTGCTCAACAGAATGTCAAAGCTGAGGTTGTCGAAGCGATACTGATAGAGAGCGTACAGGATCATACTGAGTTCTCGCTTTTCCAAGCATTGTTTAGCTAGTTTCATCAACGCTTGCAGCGCTCCGCTGCGCCGGATATGGCCACGGTTGCAAGCTTCCTTCGCTAGTAAGCATATTACACTAGTACAGAACCGCTTCTCCGAGCTGTCCAAATTGGCATACATGATCAAATCACTCGTCATCGTGATCACGTCACACGCCGTCAGCTTGTCGATCGCGTCCGGATTCGAAGCCAAATTGAAGATGATCTTCAGTGCCAACGCCCGGAACTGACTGGTCTCCGAACAAAGGAACACTAAGCACTTCATGCCGCACCCGTCCTCGTCGTACACCTCCTGCGCCACCTGGGCACTGATCGTCGTCGTGACCATCTGCAAACACTTCAAAATCCCGATAAACAGCTCAACCGTTTCTTTCGCTTCCGGCATCTTAAAGTCCTGCGAATCCTTCCAGCGGTAGCTCTTGATCACCTGATAGCCAACGATATCGCAGTGGTGGCTGTTTTCCATGTGCCGAACAATGTTCTTAAACTTTTCCCTCGTCACGGTCCGATCCGGCGCATGCATCCGCTTTATGACCACCTTTTCAGTTTCGTCCGCTTGCGGCTCCTCGTCAGAAGTGCACTCCAACGCCTTCGCCTCATTCCGCGCGAATTTCAGCAACAACCCAACGATTTTCTTGATACACCCCTGCGAGATCATCATATTTCGGATTGACTTTTCGTTCCACAGCTGCCGGATGGCACGGATGGCCATTATCAGCACCGCAGTGTTGTTCGACTCGGACAGAATCGCGGTCAGGGCGTACGACGTGTTGGAGCAATCCTTCCCGATGACGTACGTGATCGCCGGAAACTGGGCAAGGTTCCCAAGCAGGCGACATCCGCGGCACTGGATCGCCGGATTGGGAATGTTGGAAATGATCGATATCAACGGCGTCAGGATGCCATGTTCGTGggcctaaaaaaaaaacaattcgtaattttaattaagaaaaacttaaATCTCATTTCAAATCATCATCGCTACGTAACTCATGCTCTCCCCCCAATCAATGACCTGCCAAACCGCGCCTAGACCGGCCACCTCCATCTTCATTGTTCACCTCCCTAAAAACTTTCAACCCCCCGCAAAAAAAATGCCCCCAACTCACCTGTTTCGCACAGTCCTTCCGCATGCAGCAGTTCCCCAGGATGGACAGCACCACCTCGAGCACCTTCTCGTACGGTTTGGCCATTAGCCCCACCAGCAGACGGATTCCGCCGAGCGCGTAGAACGTCTCCACCCCCGCCTCCGTCCCGATGACGTCCGTGCGGATTTTCACCAGCTTACGGTACAGGGTGGCCTTTTCCGGGCCTCCCCGCACGTCCTCCAGCAGGCTGGCCACTTGGCCGCGGTCCATGGCGGTACGGGGCGGCTCGCGCGGAACGGTTTACCGGAGCAAAAACGGATTTTCTTTTCCAGCCACGAAGCGAACACGACTTTTTCACCAACATCTGTCAAAAGCAGGGCTGCCAGAAGTGATGGATTTGGGGCGAGTGACTAAgtttgattaaaatatgtttaaaaatttaaatttgtgataaaataaatcaacaatACAACTTTGTAATTATTTAAAACGTtgtttaatccacctttaggtggtttgtGCCTTCCTCAAATTTAAGGCTTATTTAACTTCCAAATGGGAagcagcggtagcgaaagcaagccagaaaaGGTAAAGAAAAGCTCCAAGAAAACGTTCCCTCTCTCTTGTTctcaggcttgccacaaatacagatttttcagcacaggcccgaaacacaaacgaatttttttttacagtcaaaataattttgagcagtttttgttaaattggccaaaaagataaacattgttagcatcttttggcatgttcagtttttggtaagaatattattctttaaagttatactcgattgagtgtttggtatgtgccaaaaaaatctgtatttgtggcaagcctgcttgttctgccgttcgtaaagctgtttcttgaccccctttcttttgaatagcatatcgagaaattaaaagtgagagtgtgtgcaacatggagttaaaatttctgtgaagttgctgtgaagattaccatggcactttgaaaaggttaactccatgttgcacgcacacactctcacttttaatttctcgataccggCCCTTAAGTGATTTGAATAGGGAGCGttcactcagaaaaataaggcttatttgaatcaacaaaaagttttgttgatttgaaaatcaaaatttctgttgaatcaacgctaaacgtcaaagcaacattttcaaaacaacaaaagatttttgtggaattgagaaaatcgaggtttgtttcaacgcataatcggcgttgattatattcaacaaaaattttgttgaatcaaacctcgtacaggctgattctacaaaatatttttctgcgtgttcttttattacgtaaggactagtacgcagatcggaaggaaaggggtcaagaaacagctttacgaacagcagaacaaaggagagggagtgatttcttggggcttttcttcaccctctctgacttgcttgcgctgccgctgctgcccatttgatttttttttttgaccggttccttccgaagtgcgtaggggaacagcatctaattccagcgtgcctctaatgttggcaggtcggaactttgacattcaattaaagctaatttaaagcgttttcaactgaaatcgagtgataaatagctcaataagaagtgagcaagcaagtttttatcaaaagttttgcaaaattagttgtttgaatagtgaaaatcagcatattggatggaattaggagcgagtgcttaacctgccaaacatacgagaatttcccctataccGCTTAACGCAAAACTTGGCATTTTTGACCCCCCTCCCTCCTTTCGAAACAAATCGAAACTGAGCAAAACTCCCACAGCGCATCGAAGTGTTTCGCTcatgatctggccctgctgtacagagcactcaaatatcaatcgcaaaacactggaaatttcggtgattggccatgaaataattTATAACAGAGCGATATTAGGTTTTACGCTGACtcggttttgaggttagaaatttgacagcttggctgcactgtttacattttttacacgtgtgtctcagtaaaaatgtgtgttcgtgtgcgctcgtgacgtcacgctgtaaaacctaatgatgtggctttattcaatcattcatgtgtttaggcacttgaataaaaagtgtgaCGTATTTTCAGTGTGGGACTGGGCGTCGTCGGACTGGGGGTTGAATGTAACAGAAtcttgaataaaaattaaaagagcTGGAGAACCGGGAGCGAGACCGGGAGCTTATTAATATAcattaacacttgtagcaccgacggggtcaaaacttacgcgaagcagcaagggggtcaaaaaagttggaaatgcaatttcatccggctgtatctcggcgaaaactcaaccgattgGGATTAACTTTAATGCATTCGATCAGGAAGAATGTCGAGAATCACCTACAACAAGATAGATCTAAAACAGATGCGCCTAACTCATGTTACAAttaaaaaggcatttccaaTGTTTATTCCAAGTGTTTAAAGAACcggtgaagttgcatttccaacttttttgatctCGTTGGGGTCCACAAGTGTTAATATATTAAGTTCAAACGCTTGGGCTCCTGGTTCTCTAAAACGAGCGGCGCTAAAAAATGACGAATTTTTCCGAGCTTTCGAGAATTTGATTTATAATGCCTAAAAATTTGAATAgctttacaaaacattttttctagcatttttcatttcttgttttcagatcgttttatatgctttttaagcaataaaactgaaaaatctgcaaaaacactttaaaacccCAGTTGATTTCGCATCACTGActtaaaactaatttttaagttcaattcaTAGATGGCAAGGTAGAAATAATAGCGGAGACATGAACCTGAAACAGAGCCTACCGTGCCATTAAGCTGTTTTGTACGGGACAGAAAATGGActtgagttgatttttttttgttcaatccgAGTTATTTATTTGATGGTGTAGTAGAGAACCTGGAGccttttaataattaattattgaTTAATTATTAATAAGCTCCAGGTTCTCTACTGCGTAATCAAGTATTATCACCAAGTACCAAGTATTATGCACCATTCTATTCAAAGTTTAGCTGTGCTATCAAACTTTTTACAACAGCCGAATTGTTTATAGCTATTAAAAAGgccaaagttttaaaatattttcaactttcaaGCAAAGTGAGCACTTCCCATAAGCCGACGTAAACTTCCAGGACAAAGAATGTATAAATGTACCACCTAGGAAGCGCTTCCCTAACACGGGCGTGAACTTCGATTACCTTGGATGCTTATCATGTTTAAGCAAAactatgatttaaattttattatgtttGAGTAATTAGTGAGTAACTGAATTCTTATTACAAGGACTATTATAGCGTGTTTTTGTAGAATAGTGCTTTTGAATTTGTAAATAGTCGTTTGTAGCTAAGAACGCATCTAGATTGATAACATTTGTTTTCTCAATTTCTAAagtaaaaaatgatttgaattgacattttcatttatttccatttgttttaaaacatatttacaGCTTACAGGCTAATGAGATTTTTCGCATCTTTCGGTTGAAAAATAGTTCATTACACATTCTTATCCGTTTCATTATACAGCACACCACTTGGTCACTCCAGTTTGTTTATTATAATACTATTAAGTATTACATAAGTTCAAACATCACAATTTCTTAACCACTAAAGCCTTAAGCTCATAAACTTGGACTGAAACATCGCAATCCAGTCCATCCATAGTGTTTTCTATTCTTCTTACACAGTTACACAATAAATATTGAATGCCACAGGTTTGTTTGTAGGTTGGTAGTTCAggatttttatttagtttacaGCAGGTTTCACCCGGCGAAGGGTTGACGGTGCGCTCAAATTGTTCGTAATGCTACTAAATCTATAGATACTCTGGCTTCGTGTCCGCGCCTCACTAATCTTAGGATTTCATTCTTCCACTTACACTTCTAATAATATAGTTCTATAAATGCTCTCACGTTTGCAATTTACCGTTTTCTTGCTTCTCGCCTATCTAAAAGATTGTTTTATCGATTTGGGGGGTTACtttttacaaataataaaatataaacaatAGTTTGTATAAAAACTAACGAAGGTTAAAACGTAAATTTACTTGACACAATGCTGGCCTCTTCTTAGGAAATCGTAGAAATCGAATAAAGGtctcttttttaaattaaaattttatccaATTTGACTAGCTCGATTTGATTGAAAAGcatgtaaataaaaacaattcagAAATCCAAATCTGTAGCTTCCCTCGCTTCTTGCACTAAAGCGGGTAATGTACCCACTTGCCCCAGCGACCGGGAAAGGGGGTCACCTTAGACCATGGTCACGTTGCGTCGCTTCTTGGTGTCGGTTCCGCTGATGCTTCCGTTTTGCGTCGCCGTTCCGAGACTGCTGTTGGAGCCGTGGTTTGAGGGGATGTAACCGCCGTTGTTGCTGTTGGACGTGGTGTAGATTGGCAGGGGTGGGACCGGCGGGGTGCTTTCGTGCAGGTGATTGTTGTTTAGCAGGGACATCTGATCGTGCTGGGAGTGCGGCTGGGTTTGGTAGAACTGCTGGGGTACGTTGTTGTCTACAAGGTCGTCCATTAGGGTTGGTTGGTGGTGTGGGTGATGGTGATCGTGCTCTTGGAGAAGTTGCGTCGCGGACCAGGATTCGTAAGGGCTAAGGGTACGACCTCCGGGGATCGTCGGATTGGGGTTGTAGGTACGGGTAAGCGTGGTGTTGTTGGACGCGGTGGAGATGATGCTGACGGcgcagttgttgttgttgctggttgGGACGAGGAACGACTGGGAGTCGATGATGTGCTGCTGTTGCTTCAGTTCTTCGATAAGCTGTTGTTCCATCGGGTGGGTTGGTCCCATCGTGCTGTATCGCTTCTTGGCGAGCATCATTTCGTCGTCGATGCTGTAAATCGTCGGTATTCCAACTGTTTGGTGATCGTTGAGGTTCATGTCGTAGGACACTGAATTTGGCATGTGCGGATGGTGGTTTGCGTGGTTTGGGGAGGATGAAGATGAAGTGGTGGAGTTTGACGACGGTGAGGATGCATTTCCGGCAGTGACGATCACGCTGTGACTGTTCGACAGCTTGTGATCACTTTTGAACGACTTGATTGGCTTCTTCTGCTCGTCGTCGTGGGTATCGTGACGCTTCTTGACAACGCAGAAGTAGCAGTAGACCACGATGAGCGCTAGCAGCAGGATAACTCCGGCAATTATCGGAAGTAGCAACTCTAGACCGAGGTCCATGGTTTTGGCGATCCTCGGAATGATGTCCATTCCATCGTGGTGCTTGTTGATACCATCGTACGAGGACCAAATCGAGTCGTAACTCTCTGTTCCGCTTGAACTGGAAGAAGGGTACATCGTGGTCGGCTTTGGCTTCGGGACAAACACTCGAACATAGTTCGAAATCGGTCCCGGTTCAGCATCCTTTGTAAGCTTCGAATACGGTCTCACGGCAAAGTACAAGATCTGCCCGATCAAATGAGGCTCGTGGGTAATGTTCATTGTAAACGTACTATCATCACCAATCGAGTAGGTCAACGGATTATCGTGATGCCACAGCACTGCCGCTGTGTCGAAGTTGTCCACAATGTCCTTAATCGTGGTGGCGTATTTGACCTCGTACCGAGCGACCGTTTTCCCGCCCATATCCGGAGACGTCCAACCGAGGCGAACCTTCCTGCCTTCGACGTCAGCGCTGAGATCGCTGATGCGACCCACCAGCCGTCGGTTCTCGTCGTTGAGTTGATCTAGCGTTACGAACACGGTCATCGGCTGGAGCGTTCGCTGGAACGGCGTCAGCGGTTGCTTCAACGGGATCGTGATCGCACTTCCGCAGCAACGTTTCGAGTTGGTTGGGTTCACTGAAAACAAAAGAGATGATTGATTAGTTTACATTCATATAAGGTAAAAAAATAAGCGAACTCACCTCCATAGCTGGCACTCTCCGATAGCGAGTACGCCGTGTTCCCATTGTCACTCACGGTCACCTCGAACTGGTACGCCCCGGCGCCGCCAAACTCTTCCGCGTTAAAGTACCGCGAGTAGACTCCATCGCCCTTCGTAATGTCCGGATCGCCGGCACCCGTGTCGAGCAGCTTCAGCTTTTCTCGGCACTCCGTTACCATACCGGTGCCCGCTTGGCAAACCTTGTCCGGGCGGGTGACGGTCACTTCGACCAGGGCGGAGCTGACCGGGAGGTCTCCCTTTTTCACTTCGGCGTAGATGATCGGAGGTCCGCCGGATCGGCTCTGGTGAATCCAGGAGCGCGCCTGGATGACCGGAGCGTACTTGGAGCGGGGGGTGGCGATGACCTGAACGTAGTGCGGTTGGGGGTTTCCGTTGAACCGGTCGATCGTGTACGTCCAGGTGCCGGTTTCGTTGAGGACCGCCGAGATCATGAGTTGCTTTACGAGGGAGCGAGCGTCGCTGCGCGACGTGTAGACGTTTCCGTTGGGGCTGGTCAGTTTGAGGTTGGTGATCAGTGGGTTCTCCGGGTTGTGGATGTAAACGAAAAAGTAAGCGGGGGGTCCCATGAAGGAGTCCAGCATGAAGCTGCCGGTGACGGTGCGGCTGGTGCGCTTGGAAATCTGGTTGGAATCGTCGATCACGTCGACGAGCTCTTTGCGGTAGATTTCTACGGGAAGATCGTTGGTGTTGCCTTCGTAGTAGAGTTTTCCGACGTTGAACAGGACGTTGGTGAGTTCGAAGTAGGTCGTCAGGTAGGTCTTCTCTCCGTTATACTTGCACTCGAACACGGAGAAGGCAGCGCCACCGGTGCCGTGGGCCAGGGCGTCCAGCGGTTGACGTCGGATCACGTTGGGATAGTTGATCGTAGTGATGCGGATCTTGGAGGCACGTGCCGCATTTGCTAGCGATTTGTGATCGATGGAGAAGTCCATACCGGGCGCTATGACCATGATGACGGAGTTGGCGGACCCGTGCTGGCGGGTTCGCTCGTTCAGCATGCTGATCGCGTCCGATATGGCACAGGTTAGGCAAGCCGGTTGTCGTGAATCACTTGGAGAGTAAGGGATGAAGGACGCTACGAGGTCTTTGTTCTCTTGTTGGTGGAGGGACGATATTTGGAGCATCTTCTCGGTGGCGGTGTCGTTCGCGAGGACCATTCCGATTTCGGTGTTGGCTGGGAGGTCGTACACGACCCATTTACGGATAGCGCTTCGCAGGAAGCTCCAGGACTCGCGCAGTTGCATGTCGAGCGTTTCGTCAATGATGATCACGTAGCGAGTCGATTTGCGGGTTTTGTAACTGAACTTGGGCGTGGTGTTGATGATCACAGAGGGGTTCACGGCGATTGGGCTTTCGCTGGCAAAGTCTGGGTGTTTGAGGATCACGTCCAGGGTGCTACGACGATCACACATTTGGTTGTGCTTGGAAGGGGCGTACCGATTGTGGGTACCTTCGTCGCAGAACATCGCTACGGATGGAGCTTCCGCTGCGAACATGATACTGGTACGTGCATTACGATCGAGAATATCGCTGATATTGTAAGGCATGGGCGCCGATGTCGGACTTCCGCAGAGTCCATGATCATTCACAGGCGCGTCCGAACACCCAGTCAGCTTGACCTCATGATCGTCGTTGATGTAGCACCTCGGATAAACCGGATCCTTGTCATACCCGATCTCATCAAACACTCCATACCGATACTTGGCCCACTCGCGGACAAACTCCCGCCCGATCGTGTCCCTCCCCAAGACCTCGGAATCGATGTAGATCTGATCTCCCGGCTCGCCACATCCGGCATACTGATCCGTCCAGATCAACGACTCCCCGCGGGTGTGCGACCGAATCGTGACGTCCGCCCTGTCGCCTCCCGCCGAAGTTCTCGTCTGGTTGTACGGGATGCACGAGTTGGGCCAGCGGGCCGGCAGAACTACGGAGATTTCGCCAAAGTACACCCGCCCGTCCAGAGCCGAGAACAGGTACTGCGAGGCAGATGTTAGCATGATCTGGAAGAGCAAGAGACAAGAAAGAAAATAATTAGTTTCTAGTTGCGTTTTCTCACGGTCGGTCTCGCGGGGTAAGAGTTTGTTTCTAGGATCGTCTCGAGAGTCGGCGTTTCAAGTGCAACTGTTAATTGAAGAAACGGCCGCTGAAAACAAcgaggaaattgatttttagagtGGCCCGTGAAGAGCTGCCGCGCACCGACCTACGAGGAGTACGGTGAGAAATGATTGATTTCGAAATAATAAATCGATCTTTGGAGTTTGGGACAGCATCTCTACGAGTAGGATCGaccacgcattttttttttttggggaggaATTTAATTTGGTGGAAAAACGGTGGCGCGAGCTCCGAAAAAGGGAATTTGATCGATGATGATGTGACTTTGGGGCTGTAATTAAAAAGCATCATCGTCGCTCTCCGTTTTCAGATTTTCATTGGACATCGTCTCCAAGAAGAAGATCGCTCCAAAACGAGAACGTCGCGCCATCATCAACGGTACGTTGAGTAATTTTAATTGtgcgaaaattttcgaaatgacCGATATTTGTGCCGCTTCGGCGTCCATGTGTGTAGAGGTAGAAGAGAATTTGATGATCTACCCCCGCCCGCGGACGAGCGAATCTCCATCTTTGGGGCCCCAATAGTTACAACTCGCGGCGGATGCTGCAAAAGTAGAAACTCCATTAGGCCCAGATCCGAGCGCAAATGTGGGCTCTTCTCTCAGGAGGTCAAATTTGGCAGTAAAATCTGCTATTAACGGCAGCAGCTGTCGAGGCCGACCCAAGAGTAGTTACACCCCTCTGAGTGTAGTGTGAGGTCTCAGGCACATACGAAACCCCGCCAAAATACAGTACGTCAGAGATGCAGTTGGAAGATCATCAGCAGTAAAGTGAAAACTGGTTTTTGGGGTGCAAGGTGGCCAACGAGTTGTGGGTTTCCCCTCTGGAGTTCCTCGGCGCAGTGAGTAAACTTGTATTTTGTGTTTAATTAACATAAGCGTGGCCAACCGATCCTGGGCAGGTGGCACACGCGTGGTGCTCTCGAGCAATTCCGGGTAATTTGGgggtctgattttttttgttggaaatctCTCTTGTTTGGGGAGCACACGACGCACTTTCTTCATCTTCCTTCACCGGTTGAACGGGTGTGTAATTTTCACGCAGCTGAACGGGCTTGGTTATCGATGTTGTGCGAGGAGCTCGGAGATCGATCCTGGCGCGTTGCCTGCGTGCAACGTGATGGTTGATTGGTACTACCTTTTCTAGAAAGCATGCGCTCGCTAATGAGCCACAGATGTTTGCGATGAAGGTCGATGGTTAAAATGTATTGACGACGACGATCACGTTTTGAAACTCAATATGCTAAGAACCAAACAAGacttaattgggtcctaaaatgaagcttagattgctgatatttttgtttacagcgataaagcttatttttctgagtacaatgaccttttgtacgaccacaaagagtttaaaatggatttttaaatcaattttgaaaaattaacctcgcggtccttcttgacagcaaagctcctacttgacagctcgttccaaggggaccatagttgatccatcgaaaaaatgttgtcttgtaaattttttttttgagttaaaatgaaaaaaaaagatcagaaatggtttttaaccgtgttttttaccgttgtacataaaaattgacacaggGTACCCAATTGTTgaatgtttcaattattttatgatATTTGGATAATCTTATAATGTATTTCCAATAATAAATTGCTTTATAGttcaatatttgaataattctgaataattgaaaatgtcgcaattgaaaaatcggaaaacttCACAAAGGGTTCATAGTTACCGATGTATTGTTAGATAAAAACAAAGGCTTAATTTAATTCTTCCCAGGGTTATGAAACCTAAACAAACTGTTCGATTTCGaagtccaaaaaaaatttaaaaaaaaatctcagctcAGACACGTTTTAAAAAGCTAAAgtgcaaaattgattttccgaaaaattgtaaagttttgGAGCATTGGTGTCTTGGGAAGAactgttgcaaatggaaaggggcaacttttggtttggttgaaaattcggttggttcacgattagagtgattttgaaaatcttcctTCAAAAATTTTTGGGATACATCCTTAAAATATTCATgagaaattatcatttaaacccaaaatattaccaaagatcgatttgttgacaatttggctcaattctgagggcaggtTCAGTTTCAGTGGGCCAAATTACAtgtaaaaacatatatttggacaatttcgttagggtggtcccatatggatTTCTCTTAACAATTAGACTTTTACAAAtgaagaaattttgagtttaaagaaaaacacctttAAGATGTTTTCAGCGTTTAcagtgctggatctcctcttttAAATTCAAGCTGGCGCTAAAAATTTGGCTTGCACCTTTTCGCATAGTTTAtacaatcaaaatatttgagaaaatatttCTTAGTTTCCTCACACTGAATTCAACTTGATCATCgttatttaaatacattttacgtagattttttttaaagctttagctttttgagttttttttttaatttttaataatgttctttttttattttgtggaaTAAAGCAATTTGGCTGGAAATGTACAATCAATTATCTGCGTTTCGTAGAATATTTTAACATGTACAAAACCTTCAAGAAATACTTTTAAATCTCACatgcttttttgccttcctcactgaggtaaggctatattcctgctctaaaaatgaactttgtataaaaacatcgtagacccaccttcatgtatacatatcgactcagaatcgaaaactgaacaaatgtctgtgtgtgtgtatgtgtgtgaccaacaaactagctcatgttctaggcactggctgaaccgatttgacccgaacatgttgcattcgacttggtttagggtcccatagatcgagttttacacagattgaagtttcgataagtagttcaaaagttatgtataaaaatgtg
Encoded here:
- the LOC6041357 gene encoding calcium-activated chloride channel regulator 1; this translates as MTRRGHILPALSCWLLLLVTVLGLMPGSSSSSSVYIDKSAYRNVVIEIRDNVPVENCQSILHNLEIMLTSASQYLFSALDGRVYFGEISVVLPARWPNSCIPYNQTRTSAGGDRADVTIRSHTRGESLIWTDQYAGCGEPGDQIYIDSEVLGRDTIGREFVREWAKYRYGVFDEIGYDKDPVYPRCYINDDHEVKLTGCSDAPVNDHGLCGSPTSAPMPYNISDILDRNARTSIMFAAEAPSVAMFCDEGTHNRYAPSKHNQMCDRRSTLDVILKHPDFASESPIAVNPSVIINTTPKFSYKTRKSTRYVIIIDETLDMQLRESWSFLRSAIRKWVVYDLPANTEIGMVLANDTATEKMLQISSLHQQENKDLVASFIPYSPSDSRQPACLTCAISDAISMLNERTRQHGSANSVIMVIAPGMDFSIDHKSLANAARASKIRITTINYPNVIRRQPLDALAHGTGGAAFSVFECKYNGEKTYLTTYFELTNVLFNVGKLYYEGNTNDLPVEIYRKELVDVIDDSNQISKRTSRTVTGSFMLDSFMGPPAYFFVYIHNPENPLITNLKLTSPNGNVYTSRSDARSLVKQLMISAVLNETGTWTYTIDRFNGNPQPHYVQVIATPRSKYAPVIQARSWIHQSRSGGPPIIYAEVKKGDLPVSSALVEVTVTRPDKVCQAGTGMVTECREKLKLLDTGAGDPDITKGDGVYSRYFNAEEFGGAGAYQFEVTVSDNGNTAYSLSESASYGVNPTNSKRCCGSAITIPLKQPLTPFQRTLQPMTVFVTLDQLNDENRRLVGRISDLSADVEGRKVRLGWTSPDMGGKTVARYEVKYATTIKDIVDNFDTAAVLWHHDNPLTYSIGDDSTFTMNITHEPHLIGQILYFAVRPYSKLTKDAEPGPISNYVRVFVPKPKPTTMYPSSSSSGTESYDSIWSSYDGINKHHDGMDIIPRIAKTMDLGLELLLPIIAGVILLLALIVVYCYFCVVKKRHDTHDDEQKKPIKSFKSDHKLSNSHSVIVTAGNASSPSSNSTTSSSSSPNHANHHPHMPNSVSYDMNLNDHQTVGIPTIYSIDDEMMLAKKRYSTMGPTHPMEQQLIEELKQQQHIIDSQSFLVPTSNNNNCAVSIISTASNNTTLTRTYNPNPTIPGGRTLSPYESWSATQLLQEHDHHHPHHQPTLMDDLVDNNVPQQFYQTQPHSQHDQMSLLNNNHLHESTPPVPPLPIYTTSNSNNGGYIPSNHGSNSSLGTATQNGSISGTDTKKRRNVTMV